The following are from one region of the bacterium genome:
- the terL gene encoding phage terminase large subunit yields MLSLIGLARINYLAYLQVAHFLKYRPSRHTRLIAKVCERIERGELKRVMFFLPPRHSKSMTVTESFPSWFIGKNPNRRVIEVSYGESLAQRFGRANRRKIENFGNLLFDIEMARDNSSVTNWSIEGHDGGMISAGVGGPLSGQGSDCLIIDDPCKNRQEANSPTYRNMLWDEYRNTLLTRLQPNASIILIQTRWHEDDLAGRILAQEPEKWTVVKLPAEAEEEDPLGRVPGEPLWPEFGFDQAWMENTKKTVGSQVWNALYQQRPSPQEGALIKRSWWKYYIVAPSHFDDIVLSWDMTFKDEAAAASGNPDYVVGQVWGRVEADKYLLDQVRGKMDFPDTLKAVRALKAKWKESTAILIEDSANGPAIIASLKHEISGIIPWPAQGSKTERLSAVAPQIEAGNVFVPDPIIAEWICDYVEEFSVFPNGNNDDQVDSTTQALRYWMRPDKAPASISTYRERTNP; encoded by the coding sequence ATGTTGAGCCTGATCGGTCTGGCGAGGATTAATTACCTTGCGTATCTGCAGGTTGCCCACTTCCTGAAATACAGGCCGTCACGGCATACCAGGCTGATTGCGAAGGTCTGCGAGCGGATTGAGCGCGGAGAGCTGAAGCGGGTGATGTTTTTTCTTCCCCCGAGGCACAGCAAGTCGATGACCGTCACAGAGAGCTTTCCCAGCTGGTTCATTGGGAAGAATCCCAACAGGAGGGTGATTGAGGTCAGCTACGGCGAATCCCTGGCGCAACGGTTCGGCAGGGCAAACCGGCGGAAGATAGAAAACTTTGGGAATTTGCTCTTTGATATCGAGATGGCCCGGGACAACTCCAGCGTGACCAACTGGTCGATTGAGGGCCACGACGGCGGCATGATCAGCGCGGGCGTCGGGGGGCCGCTGTCCGGCCAGGGATCAGATTGCCTGATAATAGATGATCCCTGTAAGAACCGCCAGGAAGCCAACAGCCCCACTTACCGGAATATGCTTTGGGATGAGTACCGCAACACCCTCCTGACGAGATTGCAGCCCAATGCGTCCATCATCCTCATTCAGACCCGCTGGCACGAGGACGACCTGGCCGGCAGGATCCTTGCGCAGGAGCCGGAAAAGTGGACCGTGGTCAAACTGCCGGCAGAGGCCGAGGAGGAAGATCCCCTGGGAAGGGTGCCGGGAGAGCCGCTCTGGCCTGAGTTCGGATTTGACCAGGCCTGGATGGAGAATACGAAAAAGACGGTGGGCAGCCAGGTCTGGAACGCCCTCTATCAACAGCGGCCCTCGCCCCAGGAAGGGGCACTTATCAAACGGTCCTGGTGGAAGTATTACATCGTTGCCCCGAGCCATTTTGACGATATTGTTCTGAGCTGGGATATGACTTTCAAGGACGAGGCAGCAGCGGCTTCAGGGAATCCCGACTACGTGGTCGGCCAGGTCTGGGGAAGGGTGGAGGCGGACAAGTATCTGCTGGACCAGGTGCGCGGCAAGATGGACTTTCCCGATACCCTCAAAGCCGTCCGGGCGCTGAAGGCAAAATGGAAAGAGAGCACGGCGATCCTGATTGAAGACAGCGCCAATGGCCCGGCGATCATCGCTTCGCTGAAGCATGAAATTTCAGGAATCATCCCCTGGCCGGCCCAGGGCAGCAAGACCGAGAGGCTGTCTGCGGTTGCGCCTCAGATTGAGGCTGGCAATGTTTTTGTCCCGGACCCTATTATTGCAGAGTGGATCTGTGACTATGTTGAAGAATTCTCAGTTTTCCCGAATGGGAACAACGACGACCAGGTGGACTCGACCACCCAGGCCTTGCGTTACTGGATGCGGCCGGACAAAGCCCCTGCCTCCATCAGCACCTATCGAGAAAGGACAAATCCGTAA